Proteins from a genomic interval of Desulfovibrio piger:
- a CDS encoding outer membrane protein assembly factor BamD, which translates to MFKNYLRSLTLALAIFSLSGCGIIDMIYLPPAEDTAQEIFEAGNDAMSEKNYVRAVELYNKLRDTYPFSPYTVDAELALADAYYLDEEYVLAAETYKDFESLHPRHDATPYVIYQTGMSLMKQFRSIDRATTILQEAHEYFARLQQVYPDSPYAKDAGEKMHTCRRLMAEHELYIADVFWHMEKYGPAWRRYEYVSENFPDVPEVASHAKEKSLAAYHYYKEEQGRLTREKRQGSWRNWFTWL; encoded by the coding sequence ATGTTTAAAAACTATCTTCGCTCTCTGACTCTGGCTTTGGCCATCTTTTCGCTGTCTGGCTGCGGCATCATCGATATGATCTACCTGCCTCCGGCCGAGGATACAGCGCAGGAGATATTCGAAGCCGGCAATGACGCCATGAGCGAAAAGAACTATGTGCGCGCGGTCGAACTGTACAACAAGCTGCGGGATACCTATCCCTTCAGCCCCTATACGGTCGACGCGGAGCTGGCCCTGGCCGATGCCTATTACCTCGATGAGGAATATGTGCTGGCTGCGGAAACATACAAGGATTTCGAGTCGCTGCACCCGCGGCATGATGCGACCCCCTACGTCATCTATCAGACGGGTATGTCGCTCATGAAGCAGTTCCGGTCCATCGACCGGGCAACGACGATCCTGCAGGAAGCCCACGAATACTTCGCACGGCTGCAGCAGGTCTATCCTGACTCTCCCTATGCCAAGGATGCCGGGGAAAAGATGCACACCTGCCGTCGCCTGATGGCCGAGCATGAACTCTATATCGCCGACGTGTTCTGGCATATGGAAAAGTATGGTCCTGCCTGGCGGCGCTATGAATATGTGAGCGAGAACTTCCCGGATGTTCCTGAAGTAGCCTCGCATGCCAAGGAAAAGTCCCTGGCGGCGTACCACTACTACAAGGAAGAGCAAGGCCGCCTGACCCGCGAAAAGCGGCAGGGCAGCTGGCGAAACTGGTTCACCTGGCTGTAA
- the yihA gene encoding ribosome biogenesis GTP-binding protein YihA/YsxC, whose amino-acid sequence MPTLTLESTVYTLQQLLDVPEAQVALAGRSNVGKSSLINALAVRKKLAKVSATPGKTRSINFYRVQPHNFFLVDLPGYGYARASHSERRSWATLLEKYLSTCKNLRALALLLDSRLPPQKLDLELAGFARSCGLPLLPILTKADKCNQRERAARQAEWGEIVGVKPVITSSSKRMGMDALWQRLIEASGCAPVILEEEPAQPVTASLAEALARTTAGTEEKA is encoded by the coding sequence ATGCCGACGCTTACCCTAGAAAGCACCGTCTACACCCTCCAGCAACTCCTGGATGTCCCGGAAGCCCAGGTGGCCCTGGCCGGCCGTTCCAACGTGGGCAAGTCTTCGCTCATCAACGCTCTGGCCGTGCGTAAAAAGCTCGCCAAGGTCAGTGCCACACCGGGCAAGACGCGCTCCATCAATTTTTACCGGGTGCAGCCCCACAACTTTTTTCTGGTAGACCTGCCGGGCTACGGCTATGCCCGGGCCAGCCACAGTGAGCGCCGCAGCTGGGCGACCCTGCTGGAAAAATATCTTTCTACCTGCAAGAACCTGCGCGCCCTGGCCTTGCTGCTGGACAGCCGTCTGCCCCCCCAGAAACTGGATCTGGAGCTTGCCGGCTTCGCCCGTTCCTGCGGGCTTCCCCTGCTGCCCATCCTGACCAAGGCCGACAAGTGCAACCAGCGGGAACGTGCGGCACGCCAGGCGGAATGGGGCGAGATCGTCGGCGTCAAACCGGTCATCACCTCTTCCAGCAAGCGCATGGGCATGGATGCCCTGTGGCAGCGCCTTATCGAAGCTTCGGGCTGCGCGCCGGTCATCCTTGAGGAAGAGCCCGCCCAGCCCGTGACGGCATCGCTGGCCGAAGCTCTTGCCCGGACGACCGCGGGAACGGAAGAAAAGGCCTAG
- the efp gene encoding elongation factor P translates to MYSTTDFRKGLKIEVEGIPYEIVDFQHFKPGKGGAMVRTKLRNILTGRIQDITFRSGEKVGKPDMETRDMQFLYRQDDELIFMDMTTYEQLQVSTSTTSGKEGFLKDGQECRVLLYKGNPLDIDIPLSLVLEVVETEPGAKGDTVSNVTKPAKLETGIVVQVPIFVNEGDRIKVDTRTKEYLGRE, encoded by the coding sequence ATGTATTCGACGACTGATTTCCGCAAGGGCCTCAAGATCGAGGTGGAAGGCATCCCCTACGAAATTGTTGACTTCCAGCACTTCAAGCCCGGCAAGGGCGGTGCCATGGTCCGCACCAAGCTGCGCAACATCCTGACGGGACGCATCCAGGACATCACCTTCCGTTCCGGCGAAAAGGTGGGCAAGCCCGACATGGAGACCCGCGACATGCAGTTCCTGTATCGCCAGGACGACGAGCTGATCTTCATGGATATGACCACCTACGAACAGCTCCAGGTCTCCACCTCCACCACCAGCGGCAAGGAAGGCTTCCTCAAGGACGGTCAGGAATGCCGCGTGCTGCTGTACAAGGGCAATCCCCTGGATATCGACATCCCGCTGAGCCTGGTGCTCGAAGTGGTGGAGACCGAACCCGGCGCCAAGGGCGACACCGTGAGCAACGTGACCAAGCCCGCCAAGCTGGAGACCGGTATCGTGGTGCAGGTGCCCATCTTCGTGAACGAAGGTGACCGCATCAAGGTCGATACCCGTACCAAGGAATACCTGGGCCGCGAATAG
- a CDS encoding cation diffusion facilitator family transporter produces the protein MNEEHSQAKNRAALVSLLAACLLTAIKLVVGIYTNSLGILSEALHSGLDLLAAAMTLYAVRLSSRPADARHPYGHGKVENLSALGETVLLFVICVWVVYEGAGRLLSGDTPVAPSIWGIIVMGISIVIDVNRVRVLKKVAKETRSQALEADALHFSTDILSSAVVLVGVGAVWLAAKLQLPEPVHKVLVQADTVAALLVALIIFRASLHMAREAINMLMDSGSTEEQQAICEAVKHLPGVQDVQRVRLRSSGPHYFVDLTVGVDPAIRVSEGHKIAHDAELAVDAILPGADVTVHVEPVRSGQKEDPFTVVQRVASIQGLAVHDVQILRSGAGTLVEVHVEVPGQEAFCEAHKRVRAFEEALHSALPQAGIVTHIDPEERGDVQEEAAPAQTAVAELAWKEVEQAVGREPLLCCAHGYHAYTLPVYGLCISFHCCVRHELSVEEAHQLTVRLEKELRERLPLLGRILIHLEPPRTESAPLGK, from the coding sequence ATGAACGAGGAACACAGTCAGGCCAAGAACAGGGCTGCTTTGGTATCCCTGCTGGCGGCCTGCCTGCTTACGGCCATCAAGCTGGTTGTGGGTATCTATACAAACAGCCTGGGGATCCTTTCCGAGGCATTGCACAGCGGGCTTGACCTGCTGGCGGCGGCCATGACCCTGTATGCCGTCCGGCTCTCTTCCCGTCCTGCGGATGCCCGGCATCCTTATGGGCATGGCAAAGTCGAGAACCTGTCGGCACTGGGCGAGACAGTGCTGCTGTTCGTTATCTGCGTCTGGGTCGTCTATGAAGGCGCAGGCCGTCTGCTTTCGGGCGATACGCCGGTGGCCCCTTCCATCTGGGGCATCATCGTGATGGGTATTTCCATCGTGATCGACGTGAACCGGGTGCGGGTGCTGAAAAAAGTCGCCAAGGAGACACGGAGCCAGGCACTGGAAGCCGACGCCCTGCATTTTTCGACAGACATCCTGTCTTCTGCTGTCGTCCTCGTGGGGGTGGGGGCCGTCTGGCTGGCCGCCAAGCTGCAGCTGCCTGAACCGGTACACAAGGTCCTGGTGCAGGCGGATACCGTTGCCGCCCTCCTGGTGGCCCTGATCATTTTCCGGGCCAGCCTCCATATGGCCCGGGAAGCCATCAATATGCTCATGGACAGTGGTTCTACGGAAGAACAGCAGGCCATCTGTGAGGCAGTGAAGCATCTGCCGGGCGTCCAGGACGTGCAGCGTGTGCGTTTGCGTTCCAGCGGTCCGCATTATTTTGTGGATCTGACCGTGGGGGTCGACCCGGCCATACGCGTCAGTGAAGGGCACAAGATCGCCCATGATGCCGAACTGGCTGTGGATGCCATCTTGCCCGGCGCGGATGTCACGGTCCACGTGGAACCTGTGCGTTCCGGCCAGAAGGAAGATCCCTTTACTGTGGTGCAGCGGGTGGCCTCCATCCAGGGGCTGGCCGTCCATGATGTCCAGATCCTGCGCAGCGGGGCGGGGACGCTTGTGGAGGTCCATGTGGAAGTGCCGGGACAGGAAGCGTTCTGCGAGGCCCACAAACGGGTCCGTGCTTTTGAAGAGGCGTTGCATTCTGCCCTGCCGCAGGCCGGGATCGTCACCCACATCGATCCTGAAGAGCGGGGAGACGTCCAGGAGGAAGCTGCTCCTGCCCAGACAGCCGTGGCAGAGCTGGCCTGGAAGGAAGTAGAGCAGGCCGTTGGTCGCGAGCCCCTGCTGTGCTGTGCCCACGGCTACCATGCCTACACCTTGCCGGTGTACGGCTTGTGCATCTCCTTCCACTGCTGTGTCCGGCATGAACTGAGTGTGGAAGAAGCCCATCAGCTGACGGTCCGCCTGGAGAAAGAGCTGCGCGAACGCCTGCCGCTGCTGGGGCGCATACTCATCCATCTGGAGCCGCCCAGGACGGAATCCGCTCCGCTGGGCAAGTAA
- a CDS encoding DNA translocase FtsK gives MTASRSIPVPRNTWAANRPFCKIREGRHTDARKFSRELFGLFLLFWSLLMLLSVVTFSANDPSLNHVVSRQAEVSNQAGLFGAYTAGFLNDVFGIGAYIWPLVFGALGASCVSPAYTISWWRWCGLFLLTICLLVVGAAWDLSLGDIAGGGMIGGTLHSNSSYYLSPGGSGLVWFFIFLVGVQLTFNFSWVSVGALCVARIRERILQKKQEEEHKPEIVTHGQELASLPFHKRILAGLKQKTPGKGSDFWRALRDKLGNIRPAKDPMPEIYPVEPEEVAQPAASAAPVREQAPVAVPVSGPDDDDDFFAPAAPRPVIVETPSVVPAAEDDSAAGDIAVEEASAQESRGQDAAASASAEPAPAKQDAAAAPKAAPAAPAASVPRPTAPAPQEKRPRAPIPLPSLDLLSLPSKDAPRVRREDLEARGKALMECLKDFDIQSELVRITPGPVVTMYEVRPAPGIRVNRIANLSDDLALALKAIAVRIQAPIPGSDTVGIEIPNDDREIVNFRELASSEDFRKGCGPLTMILGKDIAGRPFMADLTRMPHLLVAGATGAGKSVCLNGILLSLLYRTQPEEMRLLLVDPKRIEMAMYADEPHLIHPVVTEMSEAKNALDWAVHEMDQRYEAMARMGVRNVASYNQRLASYNGQLPPDLADLEPLPYLVIVIDELADLMMTAAREVETSIVRLAQLARAAGIHMILATQRPSVDVVTGLIKANFPCRISFQVTSRHDSRTILDQAGAEHLLGRGDMLFKPSGGRLQRLHGPFLSDEEVQNVVGYWKHHLVPSYKVSFADWNADGAAGGSGGGSGAGDVASDPLYAEVQAFVTEQGRVSISLIQRRFKIGFNRAANMVEQLEADGIIGPADGSKPRAVVK, from the coding sequence GTGACCGCATCAAGGTCGATACCCGTACCAAGGAATACCTGGGCCGCGAATAGGCCTTTTTGCAAGATACGCGAGGGTAGACATACGGACGCACGCAAGTTCAGCCGCGAACTTTTTGGGCTTTTCCTGCTTTTCTGGTCACTGCTGATGCTGCTCAGTGTGGTGACTTTCAGCGCCAATGACCCCAGCCTCAACCATGTGGTCAGCAGGCAGGCTGAAGTCAGCAACCAGGCGGGACTTTTTGGTGCCTATACTGCCGGCTTCCTCAATGATGTTTTTGGCATAGGCGCCTATATCTGGCCTCTGGTCTTCGGGGCCCTGGGCGCGTCCTGTGTCTCCCCCGCGTATACCATCAGCTGGTGGCGCTGGTGCGGCCTTTTTTTGCTCACCATCTGCCTGCTGGTCGTGGGGGCCGCATGGGATCTGTCCCTTGGCGATATCGCCGGTGGCGGGATGATCGGCGGCACCCTGCACTCCAATTCCAGCTATTATCTGAGCCCCGGGGGCTCGGGGCTGGTCTGGTTCTTCATTTTTCTGGTCGGCGTCCAGCTGACCTTCAACTTCTCCTGGGTCTCCGTAGGGGCGCTGTGCGTGGCCCGCATCCGCGAGCGCATCCTGCAGAAAAAACAGGAAGAAGAGCACAAGCCCGAGATCGTCACTCACGGTCAGGAGCTTGCCTCCCTGCCTTTCCATAAGCGTATCCTCGCCGGTCTGAAACAGAAGACGCCGGGCAAGGGATCCGATTTCTGGCGGGCCCTGCGCGACAAGCTGGGCAATATCCGTCCGGCCAAGGACCCCATGCCGGAAATCTATCCTGTGGAGCCCGAGGAGGTCGCTCAGCCTGCTGCGTCTGCCGCTCCCGTCAGGGAGCAGGCGCCGGTTGCCGTGCCCGTCTCCGGGCCTGATGACGATGATGACTTTTTTGCGCCGGCGGCTCCCCGTCCGGTCATCGTAGAGACGCCTTCCGTCGTCCCGGCTGCTGAGGATGACTCCGCCGCCGGTGACATTGCCGTGGAAGAGGCTTCGGCGCAGGAAAGCCGCGGGCAGGATGCTGCCGCGTCCGCCTCTGCCGAACCGGCTCCTGCAAAGCAGGACGCCGCCGCAGCCCCCAAGGCCGCTCCTGCAGCTCCTGCAGCATCTGTTCCCCGGCCGACGGCGCCTGCCCCGCAGGAAAAGCGTCCTCGCGCGCCCATTCCTTTGCCCAGTCTCGATCTGCTGAGCCTGCCCTCCAAGGATGCCCCTCGTGTGCGCCGGGAGGATCTGGAAGCCCGCGGCAAGGCGCTGATGGAATGCCTGAAGGATTTCGATATCCAGAGCGAGCTCGTCCGCATCACGCCCGGGCCTGTGGTCACCATGTACGAGGTGCGCCCGGCTCCCGGTATCCGCGTCAACCGCATCGCCAATCTCAGCGACGATCTGGCCCTGGCCCTCAAGGCCATCGCCGTGCGCATCCAGGCCCCGATTCCCGGATCGGATACCGTGGGTATCGAGATCCCCAATGATGACCGGGAGATCGTCAATTTCAGAGAGCTGGCCTCGTCGGAAGATTTCCGCAAGGGTTGCGGGCCCCTGACCATGATCCTGGGCAAGGACATCGCCGGTCGTCCCTTCATGGCGGACCTGACCAGGATGCCGCACCTGCTGGTGGCCGGTGCCACCGGTGCGGGCAAGAGCGTCTGCCTCAATGGTATCCTGCTCAGCCTGCTGTACCGTACGCAGCCTGAAGAGATGCGTCTGCTCCTGGTGGACCCCAAGCGCATCGAAATGGCCATGTACGCCGATGAGCCGCATCTGATCCATCCGGTGGTGACGGAGATGAGCGAGGCCAAGAACGCTCTTGACTGGGCCGTGCATGAGATGGACCAGCGCTATGAGGCCATGGCCCGCATGGGCGTACGCAACGTGGCTTCCTACAATCAGCGCCTGGCCAGCTACAACGGTCAGCTCCCGCCGGATCTGGCCGATCTGGAGCCCTTGCCCTATCTGGTCATCGTCATCGACGAACTGGCCGACCTGATGATGACGGCTGCCCGCGAGGTGGAGACCAGCATCGTGCGTCTGGCCCAGCTGGCCCGTGCCGCGGGCATCCACATGATCCTGGCCACCCAGCGTCCCAGCGTGGATGTGGTGACCGGCCTGATCAAGGCCAACTTTCCCTGCCGCATCTCGTTCCAGGTCACGTCGCGGCATGATTCGCGCACCATTCTGGACCAGGCCGGTGCCGAGCACCTGCTGGGCCGCGGCGACATGCTGTTCAAGCCCAGCGGCGGTCGCTTGCAGCGTTTGCACGGTCCCTTCCTGAGCGATGAGGAAGTGCAGAACGTCGTCGGCTACTGGAAGCACCATCTCGTGCCCAGCTACAAGGTCAGCTTTGCGGACTGGAACGCTGACGGCGCGGCCGGTGGCAGCGGTGGCGGCAGCGGCGCAGGGGATGTGGCTTCGGATCCCCTGTACGCGGAGGTCCAGGCTTTTGTGACCGAACAGGGCAGGGTGTCCATTTCCCTGATCCAGCGACGCTTCAAGATCGGCTTCAACAGGGCCGCCAATATGGTGGAACAGCTGGAGGCCGACGGTATCATTGGCCCTGCTGACGGCAGCAAGCCGCGAGCCGTGGTCAAATAG